A window of the Chloroflexus sp. Y-396-1 genome harbors these coding sequences:
- the trpE gene encoding anthranilate synthase component I has protein sequence MYYPTIDQLRELRRQGNLCPIYREIMADLETPVSAYLKIAQGGIGFLLESVTGGQNIGRYSFIGSDPYMVLRMHDGVAQATHGGYKQTLHYTDPLIVLESYLSAYRPIRLPNLPIFVGGAVGYLSYEAARYFERLPIPPVRPYDMPESWWMFVDTILAFDHVRHKIIVISHVHLDVEDLAAEYQRAINRIETLIARLQRPLPPGIGLSLRNYEPQNTPTRITTNPVASNRTEAEFKAAVLRAKEYIMAGDIFQVQISQRFSKATDADSFTIYRALRTINPSPYMFYIRTGEGDLVGASPEMLVQVRDGKVTTRPIAGTRWRGRDAAEDERLAAELLADEKERAEHLMLVDLGRNDLGRISEPGTVQVPVFMTIEKYSHVQHIVSEVTGRLRADLKPIDALRACFPAGTVTGAPKIRSMEIIAELEGEQREIYAGAVGHLGFNGDLDTCIALRTLIVKDGIAYAQAAAGVVADSTPEYEFNESCNKAAASLRAIDLAEELQAGG, from the coding sequence ATGTACTACCCAACCATCGACCAGTTACGGGAATTACGCCGCCAGGGCAATCTCTGCCCGATCTACCGTGAAATCATGGCCGATCTGGAAACTCCAGTTTCGGCCTATCTCAAAATTGCCCAGGGCGGGATCGGTTTCTTGTTAGAGAGTGTAACCGGTGGTCAGAATATCGGTCGCTATTCATTTATCGGTAGCGATCCCTACATGGTGCTGCGCATGCACGATGGTGTTGCGCAAGCCACTCACGGCGGATACAAGCAAACGCTGCACTACACCGATCCACTGATCGTCTTAGAAAGCTATCTCAGTGCCTACCGCCCGATCCGACTCCCCAATTTGCCCATCTTCGTTGGCGGTGCAGTCGGTTATCTCAGCTACGAAGCGGCACGCTATTTCGAGCGATTGCCGATTCCACCGGTGCGCCCCTACGATATGCCTGAAAGTTGGTGGATGTTCGTTGACACGATCCTGGCCTTCGATCACGTGCGCCACAAGATTATTGTTATTTCGCACGTGCACCTTGATGTCGAAGATCTGGCTGCCGAGTATCAGCGCGCTATCAACCGGATCGAAACCCTGATTGCTCGTCTGCAACGACCGTTGCCACCGGGCATTGGGCTAAGTTTGCGCAACTACGAGCCGCAAAACACGCCAACGCGGATCACTACTAACCCGGTAGCCTCGAATCGTACTGAGGCTGAATTCAAAGCAGCGGTATTGCGTGCCAAAGAATACATCATGGCTGGTGACATCTTTCAGGTACAGATTTCGCAGCGTTTCAGTAAAGCGACCGATGCCGACAGCTTCACTATTTATCGTGCTCTACGTACCATCAACCCATCACCGTACATGTTTTACATTCGGACGGGCGAAGGTGATCTGGTTGGGGCGTCACCTGAAATGCTGGTACAGGTACGTGATGGTAAGGTGACTACACGCCCGATTGCTGGTACGCGCTGGCGTGGGCGTGATGCTGCCGAAGATGAGCGGCTGGCCGCCGAACTCCTGGCCGACGAAAAAGAGCGGGCCGAACATCTGATGCTAGTCGATCTGGGGCGCAACGATCTGGGTCGAATCAGTGAGCCTGGAACGGTGCAGGTACCGGTCTTTATGACGATTGAAAAATATAGTCACGTTCAGCATATCGTTTCAGAGGTCACCGGTCGATTACGCGCCGATCTGAAGCCGATTGATGCCTTACGTGCCTGTTTCCCGGCCGGTACGGTCACCGGTGCACCCAAGATTCGCTCGATGGAGATCATCGCCGAGCTAGAAGGTGAACAACGTGAGATTTACGCCGGCGCTGTTGGTCATCTGGGATTTAACGGTGATCTCGATACTTGTATCGCTCTACGTACACTGATCGTGAAAGACGGTATTGCATACGCGCAGGCGGCGGCTGGGGTGGTTGCCGATAGCACACCTGAGTACGAGTTCAACGAGAGCTGCAATAAAGCTGCTGCCTCATTGCGCGCAATTGATTTGGCCGAAGAGTTGCAAGCCGGTGGGTGA
- a CDS encoding methylated-DNA--[protein]-cysteine S-methyltransferase, with amino-acid sequence MGAQKQSSASRRCAHAGRPIGVAFTDSPLGRVLVATTDTGLCAVYLGDDDTALLQTLHAEFPAAHIGSGPAPEVAAIAIAAYLCDQTPLPVLPLDPVGTPFQRLVWQALCRIPRGETRTYRQLAGELGLPASTARAIGQACAANSLAIVIPCHRAMSTNGRLSGFRWGIARKRALLMREGVLLPYLE; translated from the coding sequence ATGGGCGCTCAAAAACAATCATCAGCTTCAAGACGCTGTGCACATGCCGGACGACCGATTGGCGTGGCGTTTACCGATAGCCCACTTGGGCGAGTGTTAGTTGCCACTACCGATACCGGACTTTGTGCAGTCTATCTGGGTGATGATGATACAGCCCTGCTTCAGACTCTCCACGCCGAATTTCCGGCAGCACATATTGGTTCAGGCCCTGCTCCGGAGGTGGCGGCTATTGCGATAGCTGCCTATCTGTGCGATCAAACTCCGCTGCCGGTATTGCCGCTCGATCCGGTTGGTACACCGTTTCAACGCTTAGTCTGGCAGGCGCTTTGCCGCATTCCGCGTGGCGAGACTCGCACCTATCGTCAATTAGCCGGAGAACTAGGCTTACCTGCCAGTACTGCACGGGCTATTGGTCAGGCCTGCGCCGCCAACTCGCTGGCCATCGTTATTCCGTGTCATCGCGCCATGAGTACTAATGGCAGACTCTCCGGTTTTCGTTGGGGGATTGCACGAAAGCGTGCATTATTAATGCGTGAAGGGGTGCTCTTGCCATACCTAGAATGA
- the trpS gene encoding tryptophan--tRNA ligase, producing the protein MTRKPRVFSGIQPSGNLHIGNYLGAIQQWVAGQGQKTNFICIVDLHAITVPQNPADLRRQTRELAALLLACGINPQQTTLFVQSHVRAHAECSWVFSCITPLGWLERMTQYKAKAQKQESVMTGLLTYPVLMAADILLYDADEVPVGEDQKQHIELTRDLAQRFNYLFGETFVIPKPVIRESGARIMGLDDPTVKMSKSETARGHAIRIIDDPDEIRWAIKRAVTDSFNEIRFSDDPERAGVNNLLQIYELLTGRSRTEIEAHFAGKGYGALKRELAEVVIEALRPIRERYYQLMNDPAELDRILAIGAEQARAVAEPKMTLILERVGFVLPKDRR; encoded by the coding sequence ATGACTCGCAAACCACGTGTCTTTTCCGGGATTCAACCTTCAGGTAATCTTCACATCGGCAACTATCTGGGTGCGATCCAGCAATGGGTTGCCGGCCAGGGTCAAAAGACGAATTTCATCTGCATCGTTGATCTGCACGCTATCACGGTACCACAGAATCCGGCTGATCTGCGCCGACAGACCCGCGAGCTGGCTGCGCTCCTGCTCGCCTGTGGTATTAATCCGCAGCAGACAACTCTGTTCGTGCAGAGTCATGTGCGTGCCCACGCTGAATGCTCGTGGGTATTCAGTTGTATTACGCCCCTTGGCTGGCTTGAGCGCATGACGCAGTACAAAGCCAAGGCGCAAAAGCAAGAGAGTGTGATGACCGGCTTGCTCACTTATCCGGTGTTAATGGCTGCCGATATTCTGCTCTACGATGCCGATGAGGTGCCGGTTGGCGAGGATCAGAAGCAGCACATCGAACTGACGCGCGATCTGGCACAGCGCTTTAACTATCTCTTCGGGGAAACGTTCGTGATTCCCAAGCCGGTGATTCGCGAGAGCGGGGCCCGGATCATGGGTCTCGACGATCCAACGGTGAAGATGAGTAAGTCGGAAACAGCCCGTGGTCATGCCATTCGGATTATTGATGATCCTGATGAAATTCGCTGGGCGATTAAACGGGCCGTAACCGATTCCTTCAATGAAATTCGCTTTAGCGATGATCCGGAGCGTGCCGGTGTCAACAATCTCTTACAAATCTACGAATTATTGACCGGTCGCAGTCGGACTGAAATCGAAGCCCACTTCGCCGGCAAGGGCTATGGTGCGCTCAAGCGCGAGCTGGCAGAAGTCGTGATTGAGGCGTTGCGTCCGATCCGTGAACGCTACTATCAACTGATGAACGATCCGGCTGAGCTTGATCGCATCCTGGCTATCGGCGCCGAGCAGGCGCGCGCAGTTGCCGAGCCAAAGATGACGCTCATTCTTGAGCGAGTTGGCTTTGTCTTGCCCAAAGATCGCAGATAA
- a CDS encoding delta-60 repeat domain-containing protein, with translation MISGPDGPVRDIARQSNGKYIVVGEFSSFNGTIQAGIARLHLNGALDTTFVPGGFRSSKRVAVLNDNSVVVGGEDRCGNTLFKWYAADGSPKPTPTDPANPNRFQSITALLPLPDGGFLIGGWYSSLCINGNPTEHRGQVWRYAANGTYRTMTEFGNESDILALAVRSDGRVIVGGQGRPETSRQVGIFDGLALLDLANNGLEKVSTFRPLVGDEANIYSLSRYADGRLLVAGNFSHVNGSSHFGLARLLPSGALDPDFHPFADRPGGYSAAVLALPDGRAVAGFGQDSLFLIAGNGSLTDLSAINGYDRVSALALQSDGKVLVGSDSGLDVKRLRVDFSGTDTTFTGGDAYGTVYALAVQEGKIYVAGNFGLYNGVNVPNLVRLNSDGSVDTTFNSPIFSTDGFTNGTLYNVLPLANGSVLIGGNFQTVGNVSRPALVRLTNSGAVDPGFTSPTAFQAIHAICVQENGSIWTGGIENTFFRHPLLSHFSVHGQMMDTLFPGQYQSAHGRSGGVNVVLCTSDGLDWVGGRFSLINGQPFYGLARYLPLRSQVFLPLVAR, from the coding sequence GTGATTAGCGGTCCAGACGGTCCGGTACGAGACATTGCCAGACAAAGCAATGGGAAGTACATTGTTGTTGGTGAATTTAGTAGCTTTAATGGCACAATCCAGGCTGGAATAGCGCGCCTGCACCTCAACGGTGCTTTGGACACCACATTCGTACCGGGTGGATTCAGATCGAGCAAGCGAGTAGCTGTTTTGAACGACAATTCAGTCGTTGTAGGTGGTGAAGACCGTTGTGGCAACACTCTCTTCAAGTGGTACGCGGCAGATGGCAGTCCCAAACCGACGCCTACTGACCCTGCCAATCCGAACCGCTTCCAGTCCATCACAGCACTCTTACCTCTGCCTGATGGCGGCTTTTTGATCGGCGGTTGGTATTCGTCGCTATGTATCAATGGCAATCCTACCGAACACAGGGGTCAGGTATGGCGTTACGCTGCTAATGGCACGTACCGGACAATGACCGAATTCGGAAACGAATCGGATATTTTGGCACTGGCTGTGCGGAGTGATGGCAGGGTGATCGTCGGCGGGCAGGGGAGACCCGAAACTTCCAGGCAGGTGGGGATTTTTGATGGGCTGGCGCTGCTCGACCTTGCAAACAATGGGTTGGAAAAGGTCAGCACTTTTCGTCCTCTCGTCGGCGATGAAGCGAATATCTATAGTCTTAGCCGTTATGCGGATGGAAGGTTGCTGGTTGCCGGGAATTTCAGCCATGTGAATGGCTCATCCCACTTTGGGCTGGCTCGTCTGCTGCCTAGCGGTGCACTTGATCCTGATTTTCATCCATTTGCGGATCGACCGGGAGGATATAGCGCCGCTGTTCTGGCATTACCGGATGGACGAGCAGTAGCTGGTTTTGGACAAGATAGCCTGTTCCTGATTGCAGGAAATGGCAGTCTCACAGATTTGTCTGCGATCAACGGCTACGATAGGGTGAGCGCATTGGCGCTTCAGAGCGATGGCAAGGTTCTGGTAGGCAGCGACTCTGGTTTGGACGTAAAGAGGTTAAGGGTTGACTTTTCAGGTACAGACACAACGTTCACCGGCGGCGATGCTTACGGAACGGTCTACGCTCTGGCTGTACAAGAGGGTAAGATTTACGTTGCGGGTAATTTTGGTCTGTACAACGGCGTGAATGTTCCCAATCTGGTACGACTGAACAGTGATGGCAGTGTTGACACTACCTTTAACTCACCGATTTTCTCGACCGATGGGTTTACGAACGGTACACTCTATAATGTCCTCCCACTCGCGAACGGAAGTGTCCTGATAGGAGGCAATTTCCAAACGGTCGGTAATGTGTCACGTCCTGCCCTCGTGCGCTTGACTAATTCAGGCGCAGTAGATCCAGGTTTTACTTCTCCGACTGCTTTTCAGGCAATTCACGCAATATGTGTGCAGGAAAATGGATCGATTTGGACTGGCGGTATCGAGAATACGTTTTTCAGGCATCCGCTCCTTTCTCATTTCAGTGTTCATGGTCAGATGATGGACACCCTGTTTCCAGGCCAGTATCAATCTGCCCATGGTCGAAGTGGAGGAGTGAATGTCGTTCTGTGTACTTCTGACGGGTTAGACTGGGTTGGCGGAAGGTTTAGCTTGATCAACGGCCAGCCATTTTATGGACTGGCAAGATACCTGCCACTCAGAAGTCAGGTATTTTTGCCGCTCGTTGCGAGGTAG
- a CDS encoding CPBP family intramembrane glutamic endopeptidase, protein MKNHPVLWFYVLTFAFSWFGWSPMVAGSHGITPFEHPLFQIFLLLPAVAPALAAVIVTATNKGKLGVDCLFRPLGQWRVGLVWLMIATIAPALFMLSGKTITQVLGLSANSIPVDGNIVGVAIATFVMSLLSNTWEEVGWRGFALPRLQKNHSALAATLVVGVLWGMWHVPLFLWQGHPMSNYPFLEWFIGTIAVSFIYTWLYNSTRGSLFVVTIFHVLTNTYGVLVSGVSVAALAMVYSFVALCLVAIFGKNHLAR, encoded by the coding sequence ATGAAAAACCATCCTGTTCTCTGGTTTTATGTATTGACGTTTGCGTTCTCGTGGTTCGGCTGGTCACCAATGGTGGCGGGATCACATGGTATAACGCCGTTTGAGCATCCACTTTTTCAGATTTTTCTCTTATTGCCAGCAGTGGCACCTGCTTTGGCGGCGGTTATTGTGACAGCAACAAACAAAGGTAAATTGGGGGTTGACTGTCTCTTCCGGCCACTTGGACAGTGGCGCGTAGGACTAGTCTGGCTTATGATTGCCACCATTGCACCGGCGCTCTTCATGCTAAGCGGCAAAACTATCACTCAGGTCTTAGGATTGTCAGCAAATTCCATACCAGTGGACGGCAACATCGTCGGTGTTGCGATTGCAACCTTTGTGATGTCACTGCTCTCGAATACATGGGAAGAGGTCGGATGGCGAGGATTTGCCCTACCGAGATTACAGAAAAACCACAGTGCCCTTGCGGCAACGCTCGTAGTAGGTGTGTTATGGGGAATGTGGCATGTACCGCTGTTTCTTTGGCAGGGCCATCCAATGTCAAATTATCCCTTTCTGGAGTGGTTCATCGGTACTATTGCAGTATCTTTCATCTACACCTGGCTCTACAACAGCACGCGAGGCAGTCTGTTCGTTGTAACGATCTTCCACGTCCTCACGAATACGTATGGAGTCCTTGTTTCAGGGGTATCTGTTGCTGCGCTAGCGATGGTATACAGCTTTGTAGCACTATGCCTTGTGGCAATTTTTGGCAAGAACCATCTCGCTCGATAA
- a CDS encoding DUF4397 domain-containing protein, producing the protein MIRKLSIVVTTALLFALLVVPAAFAQGSTAKVRVIHASPDAPAVDVFVNGNAVLTNVGFFAASPYLDLPAGTYRVQVAPTGAGASSAVIDANVTIEAGKAYTIAAVGAVASIKPQIIVDNLSAPAAGQAKVRVYHFSPDAPAVDVKLANGTTLISNLAFPDASNYLEVPAGTYDLQVTPAGGSAVVINLPGTKVDAGQIYSVFATNFVASITPQLAVTAPVATAAPTALPTTGGETLPLVALVLMALALTVAGGMVVRRSTR; encoded by the coding sequence GTGATTCGCAAGTTATCTATCGTGGTGACGACGGCGTTGTTGTTCGCTCTGTTGGTGGTACCGGCTGCATTTGCACAGGGTAGTACAGCTAAAGTACGGGTCATTCATGCTTCGCCCGATGCGCCGGCCGTTGACGTGTTTGTTAATGGGAATGCAGTATTGACTAACGTCGGCTTTTTTGCCGCCAGTCCATACCTTGATCTCCCGGCAGGCACTTATCGGGTGCAGGTCGCACCGACCGGTGCCGGTGCAAGTTCGGCAGTTATTGATGCAAATGTGACGATTGAGGCCGGGAAAGCCTATACAATTGCTGCGGTTGGAGCGGTGGCCAGCATCAAGCCACAGATAATCGTTGATAATTTGAGTGCTCCGGCTGCCGGTCAGGCTAAGGTACGGGTCTACCACTTCTCACCTGATGCGCCCGCAGTTGATGTCAAGCTGGCAAATGGGACAACGCTGATCAGTAATCTGGCCTTCCCCGATGCGAGCAATTATCTGGAGGTGCCAGCAGGTACCTACGATTTACAGGTAACCCCGGCAGGTGGAAGTGCAGTGGTGATCAATTTGCCCGGAACAAAGGTCGATGCTGGTCAAATTTACAGCGTCTTCGCGACGAACTTTGTTGCCAGCATCACACCCCAACTTGCCGTGACAGCACCGGTTGCAACTGCTGCACCGACGGCGCTGCCTACAACAGGTGGCGAGACCCTGCCACTAGTTGCACTGGTATTGATGGCGCTGGCGCTCACCGTAGCTGGTGGGATGGTTGTCCGTCGTAGCACGCGGTAG